The Pseudomonas sp. FP2309 genome has a window encoding:
- a CDS encoding SPOR domain-containing protein, protein MAMAVLALAGCGEGKSVDAPRAKPAVTETQPQTGAIAAQEWDLRVGPPDHKLQAITDLTAWLLEHGFNFYIVKVDGKDEVLLGPFATKAEAEAKQTLLNEKMARAKKTDTVSEIIEHNAAQ, encoded by the coding sequence ATGGCAATGGCGGTGTTGGCACTGGCCGGATGCGGTGAAGGCAAAAGCGTCGATGCGCCCAGGGCCAAGCCTGCCGTCACCGAAACCCAGCCACAAACCGGCGCGATTGCCGCCCAGGAATGGGATCTGCGGGTTGGTCCGCCAGACCACAAGTTGCAGGCGATCACCGACCTGACCGCGTGGTTGCTCGAACATGGTTTCAATTTTTATATCGTGAAGGTCGACGGTAAGGACGAGGTGCTTTTGGGGCCGTTCGCAACCAAGGCAGAAGCCGAAGCCAAGCAGACGCTGCTCAACGAAAAAATGGCCCGCGCCAAGAAAACCGACACCGTCTCCGAAATCATCGAGCACAACGCCGCGCAATGA
- a CDS encoding HAD family hydrolase: MSIRGSAVFNRPYRAFLFDMDGTLLNSIAAAERVWSIWAERHGLDVAAFLTTIHGARAIDTIRRQALPGVDPEVEAQWITEAEINDVQGVVAIPGAVDFLKRLPEDQWALVTSAPKALAVRRLQAAGITPPAVLVTAEDVAIGKPNPACYVLGAQRLGVPVQDCLVFEDAGVGIRAGEAAGADVMVVTATHHAPMDTVHPSIERYEQLQVRRDVNGLLCVERTTL, encoded by the coding sequence GTGTCCATCCGAGGTTCAGCCGTATTTAACCGTCCTTACCGCGCTTTCCTGTTCGATATGGACGGGACGCTGCTCAACTCCATTGCCGCCGCCGAACGGGTGTGGAGCATCTGGGCTGAGCGCCATGGGCTGGATGTGGCGGCGTTCCTGACCACCATTCATGGCGCCCGTGCGATCGATACCATCAGGCGTCAAGCGTTGCCCGGCGTCGATCCGGAGGTTGAGGCGCAGTGGATCACCGAGGCGGAAATCAACGATGTGCAAGGTGTGGTCGCGATTCCTGGGGCTGTCGACTTTCTAAAGCGCCTGCCTGAAGACCAGTGGGCGCTGGTGACGTCTGCTCCCAAGGCGCTGGCAGTGCGACGACTGCAGGCGGCGGGTATCACGCCGCCGGCGGTATTGGTCACCGCCGAAGATGTCGCGATCGGTAAGCCGAACCCAGCCTGTTATGTGCTGGGAGCCCAGCGCCTGGGTGTGCCGGTGCAGGACTGTCTGGTGTTTGAAGATGCCGGCGTAGGTATTCGCGCGGGGGAGGCGGCCGGGGCGGATGTGATGGTGGTGACGGCCACCCACCACGCGCCCATGGACACGGTGCATCCGTCGATTGAGCGGTATGAGCAACTGCAGGTCCGGCGCGACGTCAATGGCTTATTGTGCGTGGAGCGCACGACGCTCTGA
- a CDS encoding DUF979 domain-containing protein, with amino-acid sequence MIISIQYLYWLAGVLLLITASMILLDRTHPKRLSSALFWLLFAIPFLVGERLPSVVVGAGVVVMALIAGLGGVGRGSHVELHDKASRASAGRLGHKLFIPALAIPLTTVIGSVLLKHTEIGGVALLDPKNTTFVSLGIGCLIALGLACWLTRDTPVQALRESRRLTEALGWAMVLPQMLAMLGLLFNDAGVGTAVAHVTTTYINLDFKLVAVMVYVLGMALFTVIMGNGFAAFPVMTGGVGVPVLVGIYGGNPAVMAAIGMFSGYCGTLMTPMAANFNIVPAALLELPDKNAVIKAQLPTALMMLVVNIVLLYLLM; translated from the coding sequence ATGATTATTTCCATTCAATACCTGTACTGGCTCGCCGGCGTGCTGCTGCTGATCACTGCTAGCATGATCCTGTTGGACCGCACGCACCCCAAGCGCCTGTCCAGCGCGCTGTTCTGGTTGCTCTTCGCCATCCCATTCCTGGTGGGCGAGCGCCTGCCATCGGTGGTGGTCGGCGCAGGCGTGGTGGTGATGGCGTTGATCGCAGGCCTGGGCGGCGTTGGCCGTGGCAGCCATGTCGAGTTGCACGACAAGGCGTCCCGTGCCAGCGCCGGCCGCCTGGGGCATAAGTTGTTCATTCCGGCGCTGGCGATCCCGCTGACCACGGTGATCGGTTCGGTGCTGCTCAAGCACACTGAGATCGGTGGCGTTGCGCTGCTGGACCCGAAAAACACCACCTTCGTGTCCCTCGGCATTGGCTGCCTGATCGCCCTCGGCCTGGCCTGCTGGCTGACCCGTGATACGCCGGTGCAAGCGTTGCGTGAATCGCGCCGCCTCACCGAGGCCTTGGGCTGGGCCATGGTGCTCCCGCAAATGCTGGCGATGCTCGGCCTGCTGTTCAATGACGCCGGTGTGGGGACGGCCGTTGCCCACGTCACCACCACTTATATCAACCTGGATTTCAAGTTGGTGGCGGTGATGGTCTATGTGTTGGGCATGGCACTGTTCACAGTGATCATGGGCAATGGTTTTGCCGCGTTCCCGGTGATGACCGGCGGTGTCGGCGTGCCGGTGCTGGTGGGCATCTACGGCGGGAACCCTGCGGTGATGGCGGCCATCGGCATGTTCTCCGGCTACTGCGGAACGCTGATGACACCGATGGCCGCCAACTTCAATATCGTGCCGGCCGCGTTGCTGGAGTTGCCGGACAAAAACGCGGTGATCAAGGCCCAGTTGCCAACGGCGTTGATGATGCTGGTGGTGAATATCGTGCTGCTTTATCTATTGATGTGA
- a CDS encoding endonuclease I family protein — protein sequence MSARFIAACCLFFAVAAHAQAPRTFSEAKKVAWTLYAPQSTEFYCGCKYTGNRVDLKACGYIPRKNSSRARRIEWEHIVPAWQIGHQRQCWQDGGRKNCTRRDEVFKRAEADLHNLVPSIGEVNGDRNNFSFGWLPVQRGQYGSCLTQVDFKAKKVMPRPSIRGMIARTYFYMSKQYGLRLSKQDRRLYEAWNKTYPVQAWERQRNQTVACVMGRGNEFVGPVNLKACG from the coding sequence ATGAGTGCCCGTTTTATTGCTGCGTGTTGTCTGTTTTTTGCCGTTGCCGCCCACGCTCAGGCACCTCGAACCTTCAGTGAAGCCAAGAAAGTCGCCTGGACGCTCTACGCACCGCAATCCACCGAGTTCTATTGCGGCTGCAAATACACCGGCAACCGCGTGGACCTGAAAGCCTGCGGCTATATCCCGCGTAAAAACTCCAGCCGCGCCAGGCGCATCGAGTGGGAGCACATTGTTCCGGCCTGGCAGATAGGGCATCAGCGCCAGTGCTGGCAGGATGGCGGGCGCAAGAACTGCACGCGCCGTGATGAGGTGTTCAAGCGCGCTGAAGCCGACCTGCACAACCTGGTGCCGAGCATCGGCGAGGTGAATGGCGACCGGAATAACTTCAGTTTCGGCTGGCTGCCGGTGCAACGCGGGCAGTACGGCTCATGCCTGACCCAGGTGGACTTCAAAGCCAAAAAGGTCATGCCGCGTCCGTCCATTCGCGGGATGATTGCACGTACCTATTTCTACATGAGCAAGCAGTATGGCTTGCGCCTGTCAAAACAGGATCGCCGGCTGTATGAAGCCTGGAACAAGACTTACCCGGTGCAGGCCTGGGAGCGCCAGCGTAACCAGACCGTGGCGTGCGTCATGGGACGCGGCAATGAATTTGTAGGCCCTGTGAACCTCAAAGCCTGCGGCTGA
- a CDS encoding anti-virulence regulator CigR family protein, translated as MIRSLKFASVALSLVLFAGSGMALADPGNGKGQGNNKGNSQGGQGHEKPKGKGGAGNHGPAVDRGGVLSVLGGYRDYWSPGPALPPGIRKNLARGKPLPPGIAKKLDGRLAGRLPHYDGYEWQQAGTDLILVTIATGIIYEVLNGALD; from the coding sequence ATGATCAGGTCGTTGAAGTTTGCGTCTGTTGCGTTGTCGCTTGTGCTGTTTGCCGGCAGCGGTATGGCCCTGGCAGATCCCGGTAACGGCAAGGGGCAAGGTAATAACAAAGGCAACAGCCAAGGTGGGCAGGGGCATGAAAAGCCCAAAGGCAAAGGTGGCGCGGGCAATCACGGGCCTGCTGTCGACCGTGGCGGCGTACTGAGTGTGCTGGGCGGCTATCGCGATTACTGGAGCCCAGGACCTGCACTGCCGCCGGGTATCCGCAAGAACCTGGCGCGCGGCAAACCGCTGCCGCCGGGTATTGCCAAGAAGCTGGACGGGCGTTTAGCCGGGCGCTTGCCCCATTACGATGGGTATGAGTGGCAGCAGGCAGGCACCGACCTGATACTGGTGACCATCGCGACGGGCATCATTTACGAAGTGCTCAATGGCGCGTTGGACTGA
- a CDS encoding heavy metal sensor histidine kinase, with amino-acid sequence MSNRRHYSLTLRLALIFALLAFALLASLGVALYRELERELIRRDDAQLISRVDQLRNLLNDSNTLDLIKTKPELFQNMLGNRESVLSIAAPGQAPLLLVNPANIDLPAIKPVPKGHVLALSDVQHLPGVNGVPFSTLAASIDSGDLGSLQVTSGRLMTERTAMLASYRLSVYILASIAAIILALVGYLLVHRGLQPLRRLAEHAQGIGVGNLAERLDSHGAPKELLPMIDSFNTMLERLAKGFVQLGQVSTDMAHELRTPINNLLGETQVALQQQRSVESYQQLLASNVEELERLARMLDNMLFLARTDPASALRQRQALSATDELERIADYFEGLAGDRDITIRAEGDGVIWAEPMLLRRALANLCANAIKYAAPSSELVIQAVAQADGIRLRVNNHGETIPAEHLSRLFERFYRVDESRERSAQSNGLGLSIVATIMQLHNGRYSVSSQDGVTCFELFFPGPEA; translated from the coding sequence ATGAGCAATCGTCGCCATTATTCCCTGACCCTGCGTCTGGCGCTGATCTTCGCCCTGCTCGCTTTTGCCTTGTTGGCCAGCCTGGGCGTGGCGCTGTACCGTGAGCTGGAACGCGAGCTGATCCGCCGCGACGACGCGCAGCTGATTTCCCGCGTGGACCAACTGCGCAACCTGCTCAATGACAGCAACACCCTGGACCTGATCAAGACCAAGCCGGAATTGTTCCAGAACATGCTGGGCAATCGCGAGTCGGTGCTAAGCATTGCCGCGCCCGGCCAGGCACCGCTGCTGCTGGTAAACCCGGCCAATATCGACCTGCCGGCGATCAAGCCAGTGCCCAAGGGCCACGTGCTTGCGCTGAGCGATGTGCAACACCTGCCGGGGGTCAATGGCGTGCCCTTTTCCACCCTGGCCGCGTCCATCGACTCCGGCGACTTGGGCAGCCTGCAAGTCACCAGCGGGCGCCTGATGACCGAGCGCACCGCCATGCTCGCCAGCTACCGGTTGAGCGTATATATCCTGGCGAGTATCGCCGCCATCATCCTCGCATTGGTGGGCTACCTGCTGGTGCATCGGGGTCTGCAACCCCTGCGCCGCCTGGCCGAACACGCCCAGGGGATCGGCGTCGGCAATCTGGCCGAACGTCTCGACAGCCACGGGGCACCAAAAGAGCTGCTGCCGATGATCGATTCGTTCAACACCATGCTTGAACGCCTGGCCAAGGGCTTTGTACAACTGGGCCAGGTGTCCACCGACATGGCTCATGAACTGCGCACGCCGATCAACAACCTGCTGGGGGAAACCCAAGTTGCCCTGCAACAGCAGCGCAGCGTCGAGAGCTACCAGCAACTCCTGGCCTCCAATGTCGAGGAACTGGAGCGCCTGGCGCGAATGCTCGACAACATGCTGTTTCTGGCCCGCACAGACCCGGCCAGCGCCTTGCGCCAGCGCCAGGCATTGAGTGCGACGGATGAACTGGAACGCATCGCCGATTACTTCGAAGGCTTGGCGGGCGACAGGGATATCACCATTCGGGCCGAGGGTGACGGCGTGATCTGGGCCGAGCCGATGCTGCTGCGCCGCGCCCTGGCGAACCTGTGCGCCAATGCCATCAAATATGCGGCGCCGAGCTCCGAGCTGGTGATCCAGGCCGTTGCACAGGCCGACGGTATCCGTCTGCGGGTCAATAACCACGGCGAAACCATCCCGGCCGAGCACTTGTCGCGGCTGTTCGAACGGTTTTATCGGGTGGATGAATCACGGGAACGGTCGGCCCAATCCAACGGGCTGGGCCTGTCCATCGTCGCGACCATCATGCAGTTGCATAACGGCCGGTACAGCGTCAGCAGCCAGGACGGCGTGACGTGTTTCGAGCTGTTCTTTCCAGGGCCTGAAGCATGA
- the pcp gene encoding pyroglutamyl-peptidase I has protein sequence MKTVLLMGFEPFDQEPVNPSWEAARQLDGFKIDQDVRVVARELPCAFATAGERMLQLIDELRPAMVIATGLAPGRSEISMERVAININDARIPDNLGEQPVDTPIVNGGPAAYFSTLPIKAMVKAVREAGIAASVSQTAGTFVCNQVFYRLQHELVGSAVRSGFIHVPGESLMPLSRLVDGLRVAVSVAWNTSVDAVEVGGQVS, from the coding sequence ATGAAAACCGTACTGCTGATGGGGTTCGAGCCTTTTGATCAAGAACCGGTGAACCCGTCCTGGGAAGCCGCGCGCCAGTTGGACGGGTTCAAGATTGACCAGGATGTGAGGGTCGTGGCCCGCGAACTGCCGTGTGCGTTCGCCACGGCGGGCGAGCGCATGCTGCAATTGATTGACGAATTGCGCCCAGCCATGGTCATCGCCACCGGCCTGGCGCCGGGGCGTAGCGAGATTTCCATGGAGCGGGTGGCGATCAATATCAACGATGCGCGCATCCCCGATAATTTGGGTGAGCAGCCCGTGGATACGCCCATCGTGAACGGCGGTCCGGCGGCCTACTTTTCGACGCTGCCGATCAAGGCCATGGTCAAGGCGGTGCGTGAGGCGGGGATTGCAGCGTCTGTGTCGCAGACGGCGGGTACCTTTGTGTGCAATCAGGTGTTTTATCGTTTACAGCATGAGCTGGTGGGTTCGGCTGTGCGCAGTGGTTTTATCCATGTGCCAGGTGAGTCACTGATGCCGCTATCGCGCCTGGTAGATGGGCTGCGCGTGGCGGTGTCTGTGGCGTGGAACACCTCAGTGGATGCGGTGGAGGTGGGCGGCCAGGTGAGTTGA
- a CDS encoding heavy metal response regulator transcription factor has protein sequence MNILVVEDEPKAGNYLLNGLQEQGYSVSLARDGVDGLHQALETAFDVIVLDVMMPKMDGWEVLRRLRKEIDTPVLFLTARDDIADRIKGLELGADDYLIKPFSFAELVARLRTLTRRGPSREEEQLQIADLHIDVLKRRVTRAGTRITLTNKEFALLHLFATHQDQVLSRSLIASRVWDMNFDSDTNVVDVAVRRLRLKIDDPFPLKLIHSVRGIGYRFDTQP, from the coding sequence ATGAACATCCTCGTTGTCGAAGACGAACCCAAGGCCGGTAATTACCTGCTCAATGGCCTGCAGGAACAGGGTTACTCCGTAAGCCTCGCCCGTGATGGCGTGGACGGCCTGCACCAGGCGCTGGAGACCGCGTTCGACGTAATCGTGCTGGACGTGATGATGCCGAAAATGGACGGCTGGGAAGTGCTGCGCCGCCTGCGCAAGGAAATCGACACACCGGTTCTTTTCCTGACCGCCCGCGATGACATTGCCGACCGCATCAAAGGCCTGGAACTGGGCGCTGATGACTACCTGATCAAGCCGTTCTCCTTCGCCGAACTGGTAGCACGCCTGCGCACCCTGACCCGCCGAGGTCCGAGCCGGGAGGAAGAACAGCTACAAATCGCCGACCTGCACATCGACGTGCTCAAACGCCGTGTTACCCGTGCAGGCACGCGTATCACCCTGACCAACAAGGAATTCGCCCTGCTGCACCTGTTCGCCACCCATCAGGACCAGGTGCTGTCACGCTCGCTGATCGCCTCACGTGTATGGGACATGAATTTCGACAGTGATACCAACGTGGTGGACGTGGCCGTGCGGCGCCTGCGTCTGAAGATCGACGACCCGTTCCCGCTCAAGCTGATCCACAGCGTGCGCGGCATCGGCTACCGTTTCGACACCCAGCCATGA
- a CDS encoding DUF2790 domain-containing protein, with protein MKLFILALTALLATGSVFAADNANVIHDKTGFFVHLDVAKVLSSTDTYGQCGVVPARLDYLDHQGREHVLDYQVQATGCASDN; from the coding sequence ATGAAACTTTTTATCCTCGCACTGACCGCCTTACTTGCTACCGGCTCGGTGTTCGCGGCTGATAACGCCAACGTGATCCACGACAAGACCGGCTTTTTCGTTCACCTGGATGTGGCCAAAGTACTATCGAGCACCGACACCTATGGTCAGTGCGGCGTCGTCCCGGCAAGGCTCGACTACCTCGATCACCAGGGTCGCGAACACGTACTCGACTATCAGGTCCAGGCCACCGGCTGCGCCAGTGACAATTGA
- the csrA gene encoding carbon storage regulator CsrA: MLILTRKVGESINIGDDITITILGVSGQQVRIGINAPKDVAVHREEIYQRIQAGLTAPDKNQTP, from the coding sequence ATGCTTATACTCACCCGCAAAGTCGGTGAAAGCATAAACATCGGTGATGACATCACGATCACCATCCTCGGCGTAAGCGGCCAGCAAGTACGAATCGGCATCAACGCGCCCAAAGATGTTGCCGTACATCGCGAAGAGATCTACCAACGCATCCAGGCCGGCCTGACTGCTCCGGACAAAAACCAGACGCCTTGA